The genome window ATGCCCAGCATGGCGCCGCCCAGCACGCCCGCCACGCCCGCCAGGGCCGCGCCGGCGGCGAACACCAGCGTGAACACCAGGCGGATGTCGATGCCCTGGGCGCGCACCATGCCCGGGTCGTCCACGCCGGCGCGGATGATGGCGCCGATGCGGGTCTTCTCGATCAGCAGCCACAGGGCCAGCGCGACGGCGGCGCCGCAGGCGATGAGCGCCACGCGGTACTTGGGGAACACCATGCCGCCGTACCGCAGCGCGCCGTCCAGGAACTCCGGACGCTCCAGGGTCTGCGGCAGCCCGCCCCAGAACCACAAGGCGAAGTCCGAGATCACCAGCAGCACGCCGAAGCTCATCAGCACCTGGCCCAGCTCGTTGTTCTGCACGCGTTGCAGCAACAGCCGCTGCAGCACGATGCCGACCAGGCCGACGACGACGGCGGCGGCCAGCAGCGCCAGCCAGAAGCTGCCGGTACGTGCCAGCACGCTCAGCCCGCAGTAGCCGCCCAGCAGGTAGAACGAGCCGTGGGCCAGGTTGATGATGCGCATCAGCCCGAAGATGATGGACAGGCCCGCGGCGATCAGGAACAGCAGCATCGCCAGCGACAGCGCGTTCAGTATCTGGATCGAGTAGAAAGACATGGAACGGCCCGCTCGCTACTTCGCCCACTCGTTGGCGATGTCCCGGTAGGGCTTCATCTCCATGAATTCCTTCGGCTGCCAGGTGTAGAACTGCGAGACGTCCGGCACCTTCGCCACGGGTTCGTTGACCAGCTTGCCATCGACCCGCTTGACCTCGAACACATAGATGTCATGCACGGGGCTGCGATAGTCGTCGAAGCGGAATGCCCCGCGCGGCGCGGCGAACTTCACGCCGGCGAGCGTCTTGTTCACCTTGCTCTTGTCCGAGACGTCGCCCTTGAGGGCCTTGATGGCCTCGCCGATGGCGCGCGCGGCCACGTACGAGCCCTCCGAATAGAAGGTGGGCGTGCGGCCGAAGCGCTTCTGGTAGGCCTTGACGAAGGCCTCGTTCTCCGGCGTCTTCACGCGGGCCGAATAGTGCGACGACGACAGGATGCCCAGGGCCGACTTGCCCTGCGCCTCCAGGATCATGTCATCGGTCAGCATGCTGGAGGCGACCAGGGGCAGCGTGCCCTTCAGGCCGTACTCGTCGTACTGCTTGACGAACTTGATGGCTTCCGAGCCGGCGAACACCGCGGCCACGGCGTCGGCGTCCTTGACCTTGATGCTGGACAGGAAGGGCGCGAAGTCGGCGGTGCCCAGCGGCGGATACAGCGTCTGCACGATCTTGCCGCCGGCCTGGGTGAAGGTGCGGGCGATGCCGCCGGTCTGCTCGAAGCCCGCGGCGTAGCCGGTGGCGACCAGGACCAGGCGGCGATAGCCCTTGTCGTACAGCCACTTGCCGAAGGGATGGCTGGCCTGGCTGCCGGAGCTGTTGGTGCGGAAGATGTTGGGCGCGGCCAGTTGCTGCGTCAGGCCGTCGGCGCTGGACACCGAGACGACGTAGGGAATGTTCTTTTCCACCACGTAGTCGCGCAGGGCGTAGGCGACGCTGGACGAGACCACGCCGCCCAGGAAGGCCACCTTGTCGCTTTCCACCAGTTTCCTGGCCTTGGTCAGGCCCACGTCGGGCTTGGCCTGGGAGTCCTCGAAGACCAGTTCGAGCCGGGCACCGCCGGCCTTGGCGCCTATTTCGTCGACGTAGAGCTGGAAGCCGTTGCGGACGTCCTCGCCGATGGCGGCGTAGGGGCCGGTGTTCGGGCTCAGCACGCCGATCCGGATGGTGGGTTCGGCCGCGCCGGCACCGGCGCCGGTCAGTGCCAGGCCAGCGGCGAGCGTGGCCAGGGCGAGTCGGAAATGGATGCGTTTCATGGGGTTCCCCAGGCGGGAGGTTGTCGGAACGTCTTGGTGTTGTGCAGGGGCATAGTGGAAGGGTTCGCGGGCAGGCGCTTGCGCGTCAGCGCATGACCGGTTGAGTCCTGGTGCACGTCCGCCTGGGGGTTGTTCCCTAGCCCCGTGAGGCAAGCTCCGCGAAACGGCGCATGCCCAGCTTCACGCCCAGTGCCTGTTCCTGGGCCCGTCGCAGGTAGGGGTCGAGGCGGGCGGCGCGCGCGGCGGCTTCGCGGGCATCGCGTTCCAGCGTGGGCAGAAGGCCGGCCAGCTCCCGCCGGACGGCTTCCAGGTCGATGGAAGCCAGGCGGCCGTTTTCCACCAGCATGCGTCCGTCGACCATGACGGCGGCCACGCCGCGTCCGCTTTCGCCGAAGACCACCTGGCGCGCCGCGTCGTTGAGCGGCAGGTACACCGGATCGCGCAGGTCCAGGAAGGTGATGTCGGCCTTGCGGCCTTCCGCCAGCCGGCCGATGTCGCGCTCCAGGCCCAGGGCCTGCGCGCCACCCAGCGTGGCGGCGCGCAGGGCGTCGGCGGCATGGGGCGGGCCTTCGTCGTGGCCGGTGATGGCCGCCTGCAGCACGGCCAGCTTCATGGCCTGGAACATGTTCTGCGCGTCCGAGCACGAGCAGTTGTCGCAACCCAGCGCGACGCCCACGCCGTGGTCCAGGTAGCGGCGCAGCGGTGCGATGCCATTCTTGGTCTTCAGGTTGCTCATGGGGTTGAGCACCATGCGCGTGCCGGATTTCGCCAGCATGGCCATGTCGCGGCGGT of Pigmentiphaga sp. H8 contains these proteins:
- a CDS encoding ABC transporter substrate-binding protein, producing the protein MKRIHFRLALATLAAGLALTGAGAGAAEPTIRIGVLSPNTGPYAAIGEDVRNGFQLYVDEIGAKAGGARLELVFEDSQAKPDVGLTKARKLVESDKVAFLGGVVSSSVAYALRDYVVEKNIPYVVSVSSADGLTQQLAAPNIFRTNSSGSQASHPFGKWLYDKGYRRLVLVATGYAAGFEQTGGIARTFTQAGGKIVQTLYPPLGTADFAPFLSSIKVKDADAVAAVFAGSEAIKFVKQYDEYGLKGTLPLVASSMLTDDMILEAQGKSALGILSSSHYSARVKTPENEAFVKAYQKRFGRTPTFYSEGSYVAARAIGEAIKALKGDVSDKSKVNKTLAGVKFAAPRGAFRFDDYRSPVHDIYVFEVKRVDGKLVNEPVAKVPDVSQFYTWQPKEFMEMKPYRDIANEWAK
- a CDS encoding branched-chain amino acid ABC transporter permease, whose translation is MSFYSIQILNALSLAMLLFLIAAGLSIIFGLMRIINLAHGSFYLLGGYCGLSVLARTGSFWLALLAAAVVVGLVGIVLQRLLLQRVQNNELGQVLMSFGVLLVISDFALWFWGGLPQTLERPEFLDGALRYGGMVFPKYRVALIACGAAVALALWLLIEKTRIGAIIRAGVDDPGMVRAQGIDIRLVFTLVFAAGAALAGVAGVLGGAMLGIYPGADFEVMLQAFAVVVIGGLGSLKGALYGSLLIGFADTLGKAFIPELAMFTMFVPMVAMLVIRPNGLFGRA